Genomic window (Sediminispirochaeta smaragdinae DSM 11293):
GGATACGACCCCCGGAAGGTATTTACTTTCGAGAAGCTCGGGATGCGCGAGATAATGATTAATCACTTCGATGAGCCGTTTGGCTTGTTCCACACTCTCTTTATCCCCTGCGGCACTTCCGTATGCATGAAGGCCGAGTGCTGTGAATACCTCACTGAACAGGTATCGCCGCTGCCTGAGCGGCTCTCCCGATCGACCGAGCAGATAGTAGCAGCGCCCGTTTGGGGCTATTGCGTGGTCGAGGATAAATCGGGCCCCTGTTTCCGCCAGGCCAAGATAATGACTACGCTCTTTTTCCGAACCGGCGCTGTTACTTAACCATGACAGAAGCCAGGTAAAGCGGCCCTGGACCCAAATCCCTTTTTCTTGGGAATTCAGGCTTCCGTTTCGATCAAATTGATGAAAAAATCCGCCGTGTTTCGTATCGGGGGCGTTTTGGAGCCAAAAAGGCAAAATATTATCATAGAGCTGTGTCGTGCAAGTTTCCAGGTAATTCCGTATGGCTTCTTTTGTATGTATCGTATTCATGAGTCATACCATACCATGAAATATATATTTTAACAATTGATAATATAAAATCACGTTATAAATATAATTTTTACATTTAATAATTGACTGAATTCTTATGAGGTGTATAATATCCATATAATAGCAAGGAGGTAGTGTCTATGAAAAAGAGTATGGGGCTTTTTGTAGCTCTTTTATTGGTAGCGGGACTGCTCTGGGCCGGTGGGCAATCGGAAGCTGGAGCGGAAGCAGGAAGAGAAAAGGTGACCTTCCTTTTCTGGCCGGGGCCGGAGAGCGAGGCAATGCAGAAGGTGCTCGATGCCTACAATGCAGATCAGGGAATAAAGGATAATGTGGAAGTCGAGATGCTCCTTTTTAGCAGGCAAGGATTTTATGATAAACTCCTTGCGGATATGGCCGCGGGTAGCACGGAGTTTGATCTGAACCTGGTGACCACCTATAGCCTTGGCCGCTATGCTCCCTATCTGGAACCGCTGGATTCCTATATTACCAGCGATCCCGGCAAGACGTTTATTCCCGCCACCCTTAATTCCCTGGCGTTGGATGGTAAGCAGTACGGTGTGCCGACCGATGTCAGCCTGCATTTCAATATCTATCGCAAGGATTTGATAGACAAACTGCTCACCGATGCTTCCTGGAAAAGTAGCTATACTGCCATAGCGCAGAAATATCTGGGAAAGAAACTTTCTCCGAAAGACCCGGCGCAGTGGGATTGGGACGATTATCTTGCCACCACTCTGTTTTTTACCAAGTCGATTAATCCCGAATCGCCAACGACCTTCGGTACGGTGTTGCAGCTGAAAAACTTGATTTTCAATATCATGATCTGGCAGAGCACCATGGTTTCAAATGGCGGCAACTGGATGGATGAGGCAGGGAACATCACCATTAATACTCCCGAGGCAAAACGTGGACTTGAGATGTATCAGATGATTATCGATAACAAAGCGACACCTCCAGGGAGCCTCAATTATGAGTTTCCCGAATCGAATGAGGCATTCAAGGCGGGCCAGGTTGCTTCCATGTTTCAGTGGAACGCCGCATATTCCACCCTTACAAATCCCGATGACTCTCCTTCGGTCTACGATAAAATCGGAATTGCTCCGCTTCCTGCCGGAAGCCTCGGCCATCGAACCCATGTTCACAGCCTGGGAATCGGCATGAATGCCGCAAGCCTTCACAAAGAGGCCGCTGGAAAATTCGTCGATTACCTCTTCAGCGATAAAGCGATGGAGATCTACGGCAGAGCAGGCGGCAGTCCTCCCGCTTCGATGGTTCTTGCAAGCCTTGCTGATATCAGGCCCGAATTCCCGACGGTCGCAGAATATCTGGAGAGATATGCCTATGTTGTGAACGGCGGGACAGCCGATTATGCCGTGCCCGTCTATGAGGTTATGGCAGAAGAGTTTTCCTCCGTCTGGTCCGGGGACCAGTCGATCGACACGGCCCTGGCGCATACCGAACAGCGAATGAAGGAATTGATACATAAATAATGTTGGAAAACGGGTGACGACAAAACGTCGCCCGTTTTTTATAATCTCGGAGTAGAAAGAGGGGGAGCATGACCAGTAGCATGACCCGGTACAGAAAATACCTTTTCATTGCGCCCCTGGCGCTGTTTTTGCTTATTACGCTTGGATATCCGCTTGTTACAAATATCATATACAGTTTCAGCGATGTCACCTTTCGGACCATACGATCGCCAAGGCTTATCGGCGTTCAACATTATAAAGAGGTGCTGACTTCTGCTGCTTTTTGGGGCAGTTTTTGGTTCAGTGCCAGATTTGCAATTGTAGCAACATTCTTTGAAGTCCTCCTCGGGCTGGGGCTTGCCATAGCACTTGCACCGTTGCTCGAGCGCTATAAGATTCTTCTGACCTTCATTATGCTGCCTTTGATGATAGCCCCGGTCCTGATGGGGATCATGTACCGGCTTCTTTTAAACGAATTTGTGGGGCCGATTTCACAAATCATGCAGATGTTCGGAATCTATGTCAGCTTGCTGAACCCTCCCTGGATCGTTGGAACCCTCGTGACGATCGAGATTCTTCAATGGACGCCTTTTGCCTTCCTGATTATTTTTTCGGGATTACAGTCCATCTCCGGGGATGTTATCGAGGCCGCCAGGATAGATGGTGCTTCCGAGTGGGGAGTCTTTTGGTATATCACAATCCCTGCTTTATTGCCGAATATCTCCATTGCGGCCTTTGTCAGGTTTGTCGATTCCTTCAGGGTCTTCGATCATATCTATGTGCTCACCGGAGGGGGACCAGGGCGGATGACTACCAGCCTGAGTATTTTTATCTATAAGTCGTTTTTTCAGCAGGAGCAGATAGGAACGGCCGTTGCTGCGGCCATGGTTCTTCTTATCGTATTTCTGATACCACTGATTTTCTCCATGAGACAGATTACAAGGAAATAGCGATGAAAAAAACATTACGCATTATCTGTTATGTTCTGGTGGTTTTTATCTGTAATCTGCCGCTCTTGGCGACGATCGCAACCTCTCTAAAAACGCCTGCCCAAATATCCGCTTCCCCTCCGCTCCTTTTTTTTAAGCCGACTCTTGCCAA
Coding sequences:
- a CDS encoding carbohydrate ABC transporter permease, giving the protein MTSSMTRYRKYLFIAPLALFLLITLGYPLVTNIIYSFSDVTFRTIRSPRLIGVQHYKEVLTSAAFWGSFWFSARFAIVATFFEVLLGLGLAIALAPLLERYKILLTFIMLPLMIAPVLMGIMYRLLLNEFVGPISQIMQMFGIYVSLLNPPWIVGTLVTIEILQWTPFAFLIIFSGLQSISGDVIEAARIDGASEWGVFWYITIPALLPNISIAAFVRFVDSFRVFDHIYVLTGGGPGRMTTSLSIFIYKSFFQQEQIGTAVAAAMVLLIVFLIPLIFSMRQITRK
- a CDS encoding ABC transporter substrate-binding protein — translated: MKKSMGLFVALLLVAGLLWAGGQSEAGAEAGREKVTFLFWPGPESEAMQKVLDAYNADQGIKDNVEVEMLLFSRQGFYDKLLADMAAGSTEFDLNLVTTYSLGRYAPYLEPLDSYITSDPGKTFIPATLNSLALDGKQYGVPTDVSLHFNIYRKDLIDKLLTDASWKSSYTAIAQKYLGKKLSPKDPAQWDWDDYLATTLFFTKSINPESPTTFGTVLQLKNLIFNIMIWQSTMVSNGGNWMDEAGNITINTPEAKRGLEMYQMIIDNKATPPGSLNYEFPESNEAFKAGQVASMFQWNAAYSTLTNPDDSPSVYDKIGIAPLPAGSLGHRTHVHSLGIGMNAASLHKEAAGKFVDYLFSDKAMEIYGRAGGSPPASMVLASLADIRPEFPTVAEYLERYAYVVNGGTADYAVPVYEVMAEEFSSVWSGDQSIDTALAHTEQRMKELIHK